The genomic window aatcaccatgttccttaAGCTGtaagtatgaagtttgtaactgtaaagctttgtagttctgcatacattcctatggacttacttctaagggtacagttaaaaaacttgccatggggccCTAAAActccttaagctgggtggtaaatgtaccattttaagtgttaaagtggtcatatggataggattcagtgtctggtaataataatagataaaattaaacaggagtgaatgctccaacatgggaatcaaTTCACACAAAAGACTCATAGAACAACAATCACTttagtagcactctgacctcagaatcagcccttaaggcattctagtctggctgaaaagcccacgagagcatttcaggcatgaaaagccaagacactatggcaaaaaaaaaatgtcctacacgatggatctctgtgggtgaaacctcagtggaaagaaattgtcatcaaagaaggatgttctctctctgaaggaaggagagaacttccactttgcttatggccttttctaaatactgatgaagtttgtggactgaaaaggcttctatagcctaggcagctcatatcaagtgccttgagtgatcactgacattatatATAAcaatgttaattattaaattaacaacaggagtcactgtgcactgacttcccatgaaggacctctgtcctcaaacagttgtattataattatgtctaagtgctcacaaaaggtCTATCATTattaggtgcttctttaaagttaattaggtttccaaaaaaaaagaattagaaaattaatttcaaaatgcaaaaaaaattgatgaatgaaatcatcaaggacacataCATAGAAAAAATGGAAGTATTCCTGGCTCATTGATTGCaataataaatatcattaaaatgtctataccaccTAACactaatttacagattcaagcaatccctatcaaaataccaatgacattctttacaaaattagaaaaaaaagccaaaatccaTATGAAATTACAAAAGACTCTGAGATAAAAacaatcctgagcaagaaaaatcaagctggaagtatcacaataacatgacttcaaagcatactacaaaactCTTGTATTTTACACTTGATATTAGCCAGAAGTGATACAAaactatcatattttaaaaagctcagcATTGGCATAAAAATGGATGCACAGATCAATTAAGaggacagagagcccagaaattaatccatatataAATAGCAAACTGATTTTTCACAAaagtcctcagaaacctgcagTGGAGAAAGGActatctattcaacaaatggtcctgacAAAACTGAATGAAATTAGGTACATTCTGCTCACTatctacaaaataaatataagatgGATTACagacctaaatttttttttttgacaggcagagtggacagtgagagagagagagagacagagagaaaggtcttcctttgccattggttcactctccaatggctgccgcagccggcgcgctgcgaccggcgcaccgtgttgatccgatggcaggagccaggtgcttctcctggtcttccatggggtgcagggcccaagcacttgggccatcctccactgcactccctggccacagcagagagctggcctggaagaggggcaaccgggacagaatccggcgccccgaccgggactagaacccagtgtgccggtgccgcaaggctgaggattagcctagtgagccatggcgccggcccagacctaaatttaagatctgagaCTATGAATCTGCAGgaagaaaatgtaagggaaacattctaagacattggcacaggggAAGAGTTCTTGGACAACACCCTCAGATcataggcaacaaaaacaaaactaaacaaactgGACtatgtcaaactcagaagcttttgcagaccaaaggaaatgatcaataaaatgaagagacatccaacagaatgagtAAACTATTTGCCCACTACCTATCTGTCAAatgattaatatcctgaatatatcagcaacttaaaatactcaacaaacataataacaaaaacaaccaatccagttaagaaataggcaaaagactTCAATagaaaattctcaaaagaagaaatacaaatgccaaCAAATGTAAGGAAAAATGCTGTCACtatccatcaaggaaatgcaaatcaaaaccacaatgaaatatcacctcatcCATTAAAATGGCTAAAACCCAAAACAGAGAAtatcaaatgctggcaagaatatGAAAAAAGGGGAACATACACTGTTCATGTAATATAAATaagtatagccactgtggaaaacagtgaagatttgtttaaaaaactagaaatagacttgccatataaTCGAGCAATCGGCTACTGGGTGTATAACCAAAGGATATGCACACATTGTATCAAAAAGatgcctgcaccaccatgtttacagtagcactgttcacaatagccaaaatttggcaTGAATGATggtgttcatcatcagatgaatgactAAAGACAGTGTgataaaaaatgacctaaatgaaagatctttgtgagtgagattccagtggaaagaacgggctattaaagaaggaggtacctttctctgaagggagcagagaacttccactttgataatggccttgtctaaataaggtcagggttgcagaactcaagaggcttccatagccttggcaactcatgacaagaacctcaggtgattactgacgccataaacaagagtgtcaattgttaaatcaacaacaggagtcactgtgcacttaactccccatgtaggatctctgtccttaatgggttgtactatgtgaattaatgctgtaactagtactcaaacagtactttatactttgtgtttctgtgtgggtgcaaactgttgaaatctttctttagtatatactaagtcgatcttctgtatataaaggtaattaaaaatgaatcttaatgaagaatgggatgggagagggagtaggagatgggatggtttgtgggtgggagggtggttatggggggaagaactgcaataatccaaaagttgtacttttgaaatttatatttattaaataaaagttttctaaaaaaaactgacaaagtgctaaagaaaatgtggtatatttacacaatggaatatcatttagCTATAATAACAATGAATTTCTACCACTTGCagtaaaatggatgaaactggaggacatcatgttgaatgacaTAAGCtggacatagaaaaacaaatacctcatattctcccttatatgtgggagctaaaattttaaaaaaagtgaaaaaaaggaaaataatgcctgtgtatatcagtattgctaaAAATATAGTTCTGTGAAACTTTGCTTTATACTTTTGTTAAATCAACAGTTAAGAATGTTACGCTACTATAGTTTTCATGATCtgtgactactttaaaatttactgtatatgggtgaagcTGTCATCTTccactcaattattgtttatagctattgtctatattcccacaaAACTAGGATATTTTTCCAATTCTACTTGCTAAACTTCTTACTTGGTGAAGCATtaaacctttttactgtaatgtgtATTGAaaatatgttgtctcaaaaactaagaaaattcaGAAAGGTAGAAAAAATGAGGgtgagagaaagaagggggagggaggaagggaaggaggaaggaaatatcactatgttcttagaattgtgtcttcaaaccatactgaatctgttaaaaaccaaataaacattaaaaacaacttaaaagtgttatttatatatttgaaaatcaaagttgagGGACAGAGGGTCAgggagaaatcttgcatctgctggtttactcagaATGATTGCAACTGCAAGGACTGAACCAGGCCcaaatcaggagctaggaacttcatccaggtctcccacgtggatggaagGGGTCCAAATACAATCTTCCACTGGTTTTACCAggcaattaacagggagctggatcagaaatggagaagccaggatgtgaaccagcacgcatatgggatggtggcattgcagttAGTGACTTTACCTGTTATGGCACAATGCTGGACCTGACATGATTCGTTATTTAGGGGAATCAAAAGACTCCATTAGACTATTAtggtgtggctggcactgtggcatagtgggtaaagctgtcacctgcagtgctgtcatcccatatgggcacaggttgaagacccggctgcttcacttcatggcttgggaaagcagtagaagatggcccaaatgcttgggtccctgcacccatgtgggagacccagaataagctcctggctacttatttggattggcgaagctcaggccactgtggccattctggggatgaaccaatggatggaagatcttctcttcatttctctttctctttctctctcttctctctctctctctacctctgcctctgcctctctgtaactctgcctttcaaaccaataaataaatcttaaaaacaatagaGGCtactatggggccagtgctatggtgatgtaggttgagcctccacctgtggtgccagatccaaaatgggcactggtttgtatcccggctgctcctcttccaatccacctctctgcttatggtctgggagtgcagtagaagatCATCCAAATGTTCGGggcctgtgcccacgtgggagacctggaagacactcctggctcttggcttgggatcagcccagctctgggaatTGTGTCCAGCTgcgaagtgaacaagcagatggaagatctcgccaATACAAAGTCAGTAAAAataaagtagacaaatgggattacaacaaacaaagaagcttttgcacagcaaagggaacCATTAACCATGTGAAGAGGAATCAACAGAGTGGGAGCAAATAGTTGCAAATTATTTTCCCAATAAAaaattaacatccagaatatgtAACAAGCTCATGAAACTCAACAAatacaatccatttaagaaatgggaaaatgataTGAACAGGCAGTTTTAAAATGGTgaaaatacaaatacatacaaataaatgagcaacagacacatgacaaaatggATGGGACATTAAGTTAAGTTAAATAAGccggacacagaaagaaaaatactacatgttctctcttgtatgtggaagctaaaaacaatATGATTCTAAACATAGAATAGTAAttgctggaggctgggaggcatAGGGGAAACTTGGAAGTTGGATAACAGGTAATATAGCAAAATCAGACAGGTAAGAACCTAGTGTTACATAGCATAGTGCGGTGTCTGTAGTTTAGAATAGTCTATTACATATTTTCTGAGCAAAGGCAGAGATGATTTCCACAGCACCAATCATAAAGTAGTAACAAAGTGGCGGAaatgttaattaacttgatttgATCAGTATATACTATCTAAtaaattgaaatgtcacactgtactactacacacacataaattactgttaatcaaaaaaattttacttcaaaggtATATTTAATTCTAAGTtacagaaagaacaaaagaaaacttaaaaaaattcaatatataagcctgcaccgcggctcactaggctaatcctctgccttgcggcactggcacaccaggttctagtcacggtcagggcgccagattctgtcccggttgctcctcttccaggccagctctctgctgtggccagggagttcaggaggatggcccaagtgcttgggccctgcaccctatgggagaccaggagaaagcacctggctcctgccttccgatcagtgcaatgcgccggccgcagcgcgccagctgtggcggccatttgagggtgaaccaacggcaaaaaggaagacctttctctctgtctttctctctctcactgtccactctgcctctcaaaaaaaaaattcaatatatagaaaaaaatgcttaaagtgGTCTATTGTACAACATGATGATGATAGCTAATGATGTGTAGCATTCCTCAAAAACTGTTCATAGTAGACATTAAGATTTCTCATCACAAAAATAAGTACAGCAGAAAATGTGGCATGTTAAATATCTCTACCTAGTCATTCCACAATGTGTATGTATTACAAGACAATATGCTATATTCTATAGATCTAAaccatttttgaaattattttaaatgtttatgaaaattattttacctgatataaaaattatacaaatgaaGTGTGTTGTGCACATGTTGTGTGCTGACACACTGAGTGCACTACAGTCAGCTCTTAGTGTGTGGTTTTACTTTTGTTTGGGGATCACACAGAGAACTTCACATCTGAACAGAGTTGCACATGTTAGCCACAGAACCACCCCCAGGCATCATGTGCTGGCAAGAAAAAGATGATGTGTGAGCTCTGTTTGCTCCTAGGAATACTAAGTGGATCTAACACACCTTATGAGAAGTGTGTTTTCAAGCAGGAAGTCATTATTCCTGAGAGGTACCCATTTAATCCTCCTCAGATCTAATTTCTTACTCCAATCTATCATCCAAACATTGATTCTGCTCCCAGAATTTGTTTAGATGTTTTCAAATTGCCACCAAAATGTGTCTGGAAACCATCCTTAACATTGCAACTGTGTTGACCTCTATTCAGCTGCTCATGTCGGAACCTAACCCTGATGACTTGCTAAAGGCTGACATTTCCTCAAAATTTAAATAAGCCAATATTCCTTTAGAAAGCCAGCATGTGGACAAAAACAGAAGACTGAAGAGGTGCTCGATAATCTACCAGAGGTTGATGATTCTGATGTACACAATTCAACACAGAAAAGGGAAACCATGCTTGTAGGAAACACAGAAAAGACATTTCACTTTGTGGTTTAGCAGGTTTGTCCTAGTCCATCTTAGTTATAGTTAATATATTCTTTGTTGACAAGTTCTAGTTTGCCTACATctcgatttttttttaatttagtgacATAGTTTTTATATCCTATAAAAGACCCTGTATGTTTATGTATTCTGCTCTACAGTGATTCTCTGAATTTTTTCTCttgtatatacatattttgaaactttttaaacataaaaaataaattatcatttaatgttgaaaaaattatacatctGGTATACTACATGATATattgatacatatatacatggtGTAATGTTCAAGTCAGGATAAacaaatttgtttgttttttcccccaaacCATCCCTTTTGCCTAATTTCTACGTTTGTTTAAATAAACAATGAACAAAGTAGCTTCTTAAAttgctttcagttttctttgtattGTGTTCACCTCCTTGTTCTTAATTCTAACTTTCAGCCTAACTTTTGATAAAGTaaactaattttctttctttacctaaCTTCCTTTTCCCCATCTACCTGCTCATCTTGCCTCTCTCTTTAATTTATCTTGTTAGCATAATTCTCTTCCTTCTCCACAGGCCGCTACATTTATgcaattattatttcaaaatatgtttgatGCATTTGGAAAgtatatgtatgtttatttaacaaaaatacttaaaattatatcTAGTAGAAAAATGGCAATATATCAGGTAATTTAGATAatactttaaatgttttgtagaaaagGTAATTTTTTTACTAGAAGTATTCTACTTTACTACTTTATCTATCAAACtagacatttttaaatattctgatcTCTTTTATTTGCCACCTGAAGGAAAAATCTATTGCCATTGGCTAGAACTTTCCTTAGGGCTGTTCgcatttctttgtttctaaggGTATAAACAACAGGATTAAGCAGTGGTGTTAGCATCGTGTATGTCACAGCCATCAGCATGTCTTCACGGAATGTGTCACTGCCTTTGTGCTTCAGATAGCCAAAGCAAGCAAATCCATAGTGTATGGACACCACAGTGAAGTGGGAGGAACAGGTTGAGAAGGCCTTATACCTTCCTTCTGTAGAGGGCATCTTCATAATTACGGTAAttatgaagacataggaaaccataattaaaacaaaactgCCTAACAATACAAAGGCAGAGAGCACAAATATAGCTATTTCATGATAGGACGTGTAATCACAAGCAAGGTGAACCAAAGGTGCAATGTCACAGAAGAAATGCTGGACAATGTTGGAATCACAGTAGGACAAGCTGAATACAATGGTGGTGAAGCTCACAGAAATTAGGATCCCAACAATACAAGAGGCCATCATGAGTAGAAAGCACACCTTATGAGTCATCAGGATGGGATAATACAGTGGACTGTGGATGGCTGTGTAACGGTCATAGGACATAGCAGCCAAGATGAAGCAGTTATTGCCCGCCAaggtaaagaagaaaaacatctgTGTGGCACACTCAGGAAGAGATATGGTTTTGCTCTCTGATAGCAGATCTACTAACACGCGGGGGATGATCACCATAGTGGTGCaagtttctgagagagagaggccaaaaaggaaaaagtacatgggggtgtgaaGACTGTGACTGAGCTTGATGGCCAACATGATGGACACATTTGCAGCCAGGATGGTCACGTGGGAGAAGAAAATCACCACAAAAAGTAGCCTCTGCAGGTCTGGGAAACTGGAAAATCCCCACAGAATGAATGTGCTCACTGT from Oryctolagus cuniculus chromosome 1, mOryCun1.1, whole genome shotgun sequence includes these protein-coding regions:
- the LOC100347460 gene encoding olfactory receptor 10T2-like codes for the protein MGTGRMHNHSTVSTFILWGFSSFPDLQRLLFVVIFFSHVTILAANVSIMLAIKLSHSLHTPMYFFLFGLSLSETCTTMVIIPRVLVDLLSESKTISLPECATQMFFFFTLAGNNCFILAAMSYDRYTAIHSPLYYPILMTHKVCFLLMMASCIVGILISVSFTTIVFSLSYCDSNIVQHFFCDIAPLVHLACDYTSYHEIAIFVLSAFVLLGSFVLIMVSYVFIITVIMKMPSTEGRYKAFSTCSSHFTVVSIHYGFACFGYLKHKGSDTFREDMLMAVTYTMLTPLLNPVVYTLRNKEMRTALRKVLANGNRFFLQVANKRDQNI